Below is a genomic region from Prunus persica cultivar Lovell chromosome G3, Prunus_persica_NCBIv2, whole genome shotgun sequence.
CCCACTACGGACAACCTgatgataaatttatttattgtaagaGTTAATCCTGAATTGTAATATCCTTGCCTTAAAAAAGAGATTCATGTGCTAAACTGTCATCTACACCTGCCATAAGTATTGCTGTCAAGTACATGCTCTCGACGACGGTGCAGGAGAAGCTAGGAACTGTACGGTCGTTTCCTTCCTGCTATGACTATCGTGCATACCCAAAAGCTGCTGCTGTTATTTCGGAATTACAAGTTGATCAAAACATGTGTTGCTTACTCATCATCTGTTCCTGACTTCCACGTCACTAGAAACCATGACAATTCTTAGAGGCCCTGCAAAAATTATTAGATTATAGAATTCATCAATAAACAAGTACGAATTAGGATTGAATTGATGATACACTCGATACGTTTAAAATGTTGGAAGTTATTTCCTGTTTAATACCCATATCTAGATTTGGTCTCCCAGTTAAATAAAAGATACGGGATCTTAATCAGATTAGTAATTAATCCAATTAGGATATTACCGGTGGCCTacgataaattattttatgtgctAGGGTTTTGTGGATCAATGGTTCCTTGATGGTGAAGTAACTTACGGTATTTGAGCGTATATataagggagactttggaaaaacccaaaggagagagaaattttttaaaagaagtcaaaatagacaaaattgcccttatttatttttggatttcttaatgaatcatttacatttgcatgtctttgatttgaaagtcgagaggtttttctgtcttttttgaaaaatgtttggctttttccaaaagtgaaagtttttttatggctaaaacctaaatttacttatatataaatacaaggTCCCCTTTTGTAGCCTCACACAACAAAAAGCACAAACAAGACAATTACCCCATTTAGTCTATTATGTAAAGGAGGcgcaacaagaagaagatcCTCGATTTTTGAGAAGACAGGCGACATTACGGTTGTTCATTGTCATGGCTTCACGAGGTAAGGAATTAGTGTTTTGTTTATACAAACCATTATTAAGGTTAACTAATGATACAACCACCTCTACAAAGGTTATAACTAACGTTGTCGTCCTTCAGTTGTGTTCAATGAAACGCGGTGTTTCACTAAAGTTGTTTTCTAAAAGCCAAACTCTGCCGCTTTGGTGAAACAAAATTGTCCTCCCTTGCCCAATCTACCCTTTTAAAACCAAACCTTTACCTGCggtgaaaaaccaaaaaacaaataaaaaaccttaCTTACAGCCCAACCAGTTAGAACTGAAATGTGTTGCTGGCTTGaccaattttattaataattctACAAACCTTCCCCAGCTTATTCCTTCTTCTTTATCAAGCCAATCTACATAAAAAACAGTTTCAACattgattatttttattataaataattcaATACTCGGAAGGCTTAGCGCCTGGCTTTGTGAGATATGAAACGCCTCGCCTTTTTAAACCTTGATATAAACAACCCAACTGGTATTTCTATTTATCTTCCTTCATTCTTCTTCCTTAATGCCAGGAGGAACCAAATGCTTGTCGAGCTGCCATGCTCCCATTGTCACTCTTCTCCAGAAGGTACATATCTCTATACACACCAAATTAGTTTTTTCTCTAATTAATTATTGCTAATTAATCACTAATAGCAAGCATCGTTTACAGCTCGGAGCGGAGTTTGTGGGGACCTTCATCTTGGTGTTTTCAGCAACAGCGGGACCTATTGTGAACCAGAAGTACCATAATGCAGAGACACTGCTAGGTAATGCGGCATGTTCAGGCCTAGCAGTGATGGCCGTGATTTTGTCCACGGGCCACATCTCCGGAGCACACTTAAACCCATCGGTCACCATTGCCTTCGCAGCGTTTCGACACTTCCCGTGGTATCAAGTTCCCCTCTACATAATAGCGCAGGTTTCGGCGTCCATTTCTGCAAGTTTTGCTCTCAAGGGTGTCTTCCATCCCTTCATGTCTGGTGGAGTTACGGTTCCTTCTGTGAACCATGGCCAAGCTTTTGCACTCGAGTTCATCGTCACTTTCATTCTCATGTTTACTATCACTGCCGTTGCCACTGATACCCGTGCGGtaaatatgtgtgtgtgtgtgtataaatatatgtttatatattcCTAATTTTCTTAATTCAGTGTTCACAAGATTAGGGTTTGATGCATGTCTCTGTACAGGTAGGGGAGATGGCAGGTGTGGCAATTGGTGCTACAGTTTTGGTCAACATCCTTGTGGCAGGGTGAGCAGCctctttattctttttcttttttttcttttttttttcttttttttctgctgCAGAAATATCAttcatagaaaataaaatttacgtTATTTAAACTTAGtttatgtaaataaaattatatatttatatggcaGGCCAACAACTGGAGGTTCAATGAATCCTATCCGGACTTTGGGTCCGGCTGTTGCTGCTGGAAACTGTAGGGGATTATGGATCTACTTGGTTGCACCCACACTTGGTGCCTTAGCTGGAGCTGCTGCCTACACAACTGTGAAGCTCCCAGACAATATACCTTCAAACCAGGTTAGGGGGGGCTTCCCACTACTGCCTATTAGTCCAAACCAGTCTATTGATTCATGACTACTCTAATCGTGAAGATAATTCAAAATAAGACTCGATCGTGCTGTATAAATTCATATCAGTGTCATAGGATTAGCAGCTAGACTTAGTTTCACTGACCATTTGATGATTAAGGTTTATGGTAATTTTCTTACAGGTCGCAGAGGAGCTTGTCAATCCTAATCCCTGAACAGCCGCTGAGTCTATATTTACTTTTGTATGGTATCAAATGTAGGTTATAGTAATTGAACGGAGAGCtctacccttttttttttgggtaaaggGAGAGCTCTCTATGTTatccaaaaacaacaaaaacaaaaaagagagctCGGAAGGGCCCCTTCGTTTACATTTTTAAAAGCCCATATTCGTTTTTCGTTTCCATTTTTCACTAGATACGCATTCAGCAACtaattaaatgttttttttattgaaaagaaATTGGTTTATTAATGACTCTAATatacaatttaatttaaattattttcacattaTTGACCAGACACATTTTCACTGTTTTTGTTCTCATAAATTGTTTTCCAGTTAAACTAATGGAAGCATTCTCAAATCTTGAAAATACAAATtcattttatcattttcattttatgaaaacagttTCAGAAAACATTACCAAACGGGTATATTCACAATTTTATCTTTGTCGGATTCTACCTAATGAATTGCAGAGAAatgattggaaaaaaaaattcaaaatgaaagGGGTGTGAGGAAAAATAGTGCACCTAACTCATTATGGACAACCTGatgataaaattatttattttaagagcTAATCCTGAATTGTAATATCCCTTACcttaaaaaagagagattcaTGACGGACCAGGATCAACCTAAACATCTACACCTGCCATAAGCATTGCTGTAAATGGATGCCCTTGACAGTGCAGGAAAAGCTAGGAACTGTACAGTCATTTCCTGCTATGACTATTCTGCTTATCCAAAAGCTACTGCTGTTAATTCGAAACTACAAGTTGATCATGTATTTGCCCACTCATCATATGTACCTGTCTTCCACAATCACCAGAACCCAGGACAATTCTTTGAGGTCCTGCAAAAATTAGACTATAGAATTCATCAATAAGCAAGTATGAAATCTAAGCTAATTACTATTGAACTGATGATACAGTTATTCCTATGTTCAACATGCAATTATAAAGTTATAATTGTAATTcaaaaggggagagagagagagagagagagagagagagagaggcaaaaGGTTGTTATCTTATCTTGAGTTCTTGACGATATAGCGATATAGCACACATAAAAATTTTATCATACTAGATGCAGAGAGCAAAATGAAATGCACTCAATAGAATTGCATGTTTACTTCGTTGCAGCATGCCAGACTACTCAAATTATTAAGACTCACACAAGGTTGGCTCCAGTCAATACACGTAAATTTCCCAAGTGCATTTCTCATTCTGTTTCTCTGTCCTCTTCACTAGCAACACTAACAGGTGGATAATCATCAGCAGCTTCGGCTGGCTCTTCATCAGCAGCTTCGGCTTGCTCTTCATTAGCAGCTTCGGCTTGCTCTTCATCAGCAGCTTCCGCTGGCTCTTCATCAGCAGCTTCGGCTGGCTCCTCATCAGCACCTTCGGCTGGCTCTTCATCAACGTGGTCATCTTCAGAATCTACATACACTTGGGAACTCACCACCTGACCTTTCAAGTCTTTATGCTTCAGGTTGCCTGTTGGAGCAGCAATGAATGATAAATAAGAAACATCAACTTGGATAATGATACAACTTGAATGATTAACATGTGATGAGATCAAAGCATGAACACGCCACATAGAAAAGGGAAATTTGAAGGTTTAAGGGAAAGTGATATACCGTATACGTGAAAGAATTAAAGATGTATCACATGATCAGCAAGCATCTAACAGGAAAAAAGACCTTCGGCAAAGCTCAGAGGCAACAACAAAGTATCCATGTAAACAAGTGCAATTAGTTGTGAGGTTCaatttagttttgtttgaGATCATTTTAATTATAAGGTTAAGTAAGACAGCAACTGAGGAATAATCAAATTCAAGTTAGTTGGTAATTCATTCTCCATCCTCTTCTTATTCATTCTCTGTCAGCACAAATGATACAGAATTCAGGGAATATTCAGAAAATAAATCAAGAAGGAATTTGGACGGAGattaaaaaaatgcatttagCGTGGGAAGAAATTGAATACTAGCGATGATGATGTGATACATTAACATTATCTAGGAAATTTCTGACCTGCACAAATAATGATGCTATAGGTTACTAGAATACTATAACATAGTTCAATGTTGACGGACATGTTCAGGTACCCTCCAACAAGAAAACCACAATTCATACATACCCATCCAGAAGGAAGAACCATTTGATGTTGTATGGAGAAGAGCTTTCACACAGAATAAAAACCGTTCCATAGATCTCTTTGTAGCAGGAATTTTTCTGGTTATACTTGTTTGTCTCAAGCCCttccacaataaataaataaataaaaagttatcATATGATAATGACACTCAAAGGGTGAAGATCATTTAGTCCAAAAAGTACAAAGctaaatataaattgaaatttaagACTTACCTTTGCTTCAGAACATAGGGTCTGTATTGTTCTTGTGGCCTTTTGAAGCTCTAAAACCTAATTCATTACACAAGGATAATTTTGCTTCTTGATAAATTGAGGATAAAACTCGACTCCAATCTTTAGAATGTACGTATTTGCTTCAACAAATCTTACCAAGTGGATTATATGCTCATTGTGAACTTGAAAGTGGGACTCTAAGAAGTCAAAAACTGGAAAACATTATGACGTCAGTGCCTCAGACATTTTCCATTTAGATCATACTTTTGAGTATCACGAATATACCTTTCAGGAAGGAATCAACAAACTTCCCTCCATAACCAACAGCCATGGCATGCAGAGTCACCTGAACcacaatattgacatgtcaacaGTATCTTGGGCGGATGGCATTTGAACAACATAAAGACAgccctaaaaaaaaatgagaaaatccataacaaaaaagaaatttagttgAGAGAACTCCACAGAGTACTGTTATTTACCTTGGCACAAGTTTTACAAAGGTTAACTAATGACACAACCACATTTACAGACTGTTGTAGCTTGCTTAGAAGTTTTTCAATAGTTTCGGGTTGAGCACGAGTACTGGTTTTCTTTAGGAGAACAGCTTCCTTGACCTAAGAGAGGAATAAACACGAGTCATTCCTTGACCAAATGGATTTCCACTAGAACATTGATGGTGTTTATACAAGTTGCAAAAATGAATCTACAGCTCACCAATTTGTTAAGAACAGAAAGATTCTCTTCATGCTGCACATAAGACCACCTTGTGTAAACAACCCTGACAAGAGAGTATCATTAAACTTAATGAAAGGAAATGCAAGTCTTACCAGTATCTTGTACCACACAACAAATGTTCCAGAACTTAGAGATGGGAAACCATGATGATCATCTTCTCCAATTCGTTCGCATAAAGCCTAATACAGAAATAGAAAGTTGACATATATTAAGTACTGGTTTGAAATAATATTAAGGCCCAGATTTTTAATAGGGATTTCTCAAATCCATTCTCAAGACCCTAATATAGGGTACTCCATTGGTGAGCTGGGTGAGGGAACAAGTTTCCGATTTCACTTCTTGGTATTGCAATGACAATTGATAATCAAAGAAAATCCTTTAAATTCTAAAACTTAATTTCAGATAAGAAAAGGTAAATTAACGAAATTGACCCAAAACTGGCTATCATGCATTGTGATTCTGTTATATTTATACAACCAAAACTGACTTTCATAGAAAAGCTCCCAAATCCACAAAagctagaaaaaaaaatagggaaAAATATCATCTACCAAAACTCTAAAGAAACCGAGGCtgcataacaaaaataaaattcaggCACCTGAGGCAAAATAGAGCAGGCTAGCTTATCCAGCAGGTCAGAAGTTGAGTTGCTGCTGTCCAGGTAGATGCGCAATATTCTCTGTACTGTTTCTCCCTAAAAACattacaaaattcaaaagtgaTACATGCATGCATAAGTATCACAACATGCATCaaatcattttgaaaattcatgCAAAAAATAAGAGCTAGAAACATAGATCGCTCACTTTTCTCTTCCAACCATTCTCAACATTTTCATTATCCCAACTATGCCTTAAAATATTCTGAGCAGAAATACCAAGTTTGCTGCGCAAAGTTGGAAGAGCTTCCTGGATAAATTCTGAGTGCACGTTTTTACTATTTCCCTCCAACTTACTGATGAATTTCTGGATTGAGGTTACAACCGATTCTAGAGTAAAAAGTGATTCTGAAGCCAGCATAAAGGAGAAAGAGCATGCTGCAGGGACCATGCAGTTACTAAAGTGGTTAATTAAAAGAGTGACAACCAATGAGCCCCCTAGAACACCATCAGGAAACAGGATATATTTATGTACCTATGTCCAAGACACCTTCAAAAAATGCATAAGCACCCAAATATAAATACTCTGTAGTCCCAGGAGAAAGGTTAGGTTGTATGTCTGCCATTAAGCTATCTGGAATCTCTGTAGGCTGGAATGCTTCTAGCAGACATGAGAGAGCTGACTTGTCTGTCTGAATACCAGGAAGGTTTAATATCTGTacttaaaaatcaaataagaaGATTTAGTAaactttcttttcaaaattaaaagttgTGTATAGATAATAATTTAGATAGGATATCAGCTAGGTTGGGagatcacacacacacatgtagagagagagagagagagagagagagagagagagagagagagagagagaggatgctATTTCATGGAGTAAATAAGTAAAGGTAGTTGATGTTCACCGCACTGAAGCAATGAAGCACTTCTTTGAATACTGAAGTAGAAACTGCAGATTTTGAAAGTACAAGATTGGGAATATTtggatttccagcaaaagtagaTTGAATATTCCAATGTTCTTCACAAGTTTCATCCCCTGCAGAGTGATTGTTGTAAGATTAAAAGAATATAGTGGCATTCCACTAGTGTTTACCCACCAAAATTGGACTTTACTATCTTACCTTCCTTAAGTAACAAAACTGCACTATCAAAATGCCTCTTAATACTTGGAAAGAGTGGTTTAATTTTGCTCAAAAATCCATCTACCGTCAACCTGGTGAACCCAACTGGAGCACTCAAGCATCTACCCCACAATTGTTTTCCAGGAGTGAAGAAATCCAGCTTGTAGTGAAGATCCCGCATAAGGTACAGATATAGGGGTAACTAACACCCACAAAAAAGACATAAGTTTTGCAAGTTTATAACTTCGTTTATgatataaattaaaagatgACTAAGTCTTGAAAGCTGGGTACCTCAGCAGCAGCATCGATACAACAGGAGGCTTCACTCTGCATTTCAAAAGACATAGTAAAAAAATCCATAATTCTTCTATCCAAAATTCAATATACACTGCGCATCTTGTAAACAAGATCAAGAAATGCTTGGTACACTGTTGGTATGTGTTCATGCCTAATAGGCTCTCATTTGAGTCAACATATAGCAAGAcgaattactccaaaattaGACAACTTTGGTACTAATACTTTTCTGTCAAACTAGTAAACATATTCATTCTGCAACTTGAAACAACTTTGGATTATAACCACCCCAATGTTTATGACTAACTCATTAGCCCTACTAACCCAGAGCGCAGACTTCAAATCAATATAAGATGCAAGCTGACAGTCTCTTGCCAAAATCTCATTAAAAAGAAGTCTTTGAACTAAGAGTGGCCGCATTCAGAAAACAAGTACAGATTTATGATTTCTGTTCGGTCATCAGACCAGTGCATTGAGCTCTATAAATCACCTTCACAAATATCGAACATTGATTATTCCATAATTCAGTAGCCTAAAAATGTGGATTCATTCACAAATTAATCTCAATCAATCTGATAAGAACACGTACTCAGGCTAACCCCCATAAAGAGCAAATGTACCTTTGAAAATGTCAAAATGGCATAACAATGAACTAGGAGGGGTCTGAAATTAATCCTCTGAGCTTCGATAGCCTTGCCAACAGCAGAAATTTCTATAGAGGATGCCTCGTCAGAGTCATGGGAATTTTTGTCTGATGACTCATATGACCTTCCCTTTGTAGATAAACCAGAAGAATCCTCATTTGGCACATCTTGGCCTGGTAGAACTCCCGCTTTCTCTAAGACATCCAATAATGTAGGCTGCCGGAGATTCC
It encodes:
- the LOC109948122 gene encoding probable aquaporin NIP5-1, yielding MKRLAFLNLDINNPTGGTKCLSSCHAPIVTLLQKLGAEFVGTFILVFSATAGPIVNQKYHNAETLLGNAACSGLAVMAVILSTGHISGAHLNPSVTIAFAAFRHFPWYQVPLYIIAQVSASISASFALKGVFHPFMSGGVTVPSVNHGQAFALEFIVTFILMFTITAVATDTRAVGEMAGVAIGATVLVNILVAGPTTGGSMNPIRTLGPAVAAGNCRGLWIYLVAPTLGALAGAAAYTTVKLPDNIPSNQVRGGFPLLPISPNQSIDS